A section of the Dehalobacter sp. DCM genome encodes:
- a CDS encoding FeoA family protein, with amino-acid sequence MSLTKGKLNTPYTVSSVKTNYEDIRQFLFSLGCYPGEKITIISKLASNYIVNIKDARYSIDEDLANAIIV; translated from the coding sequence ATGTCTTTAACAAAAGGCAAGCTGAATACACCTTATACGGTTAGCAGCGTGAAAACCAATTACGAAGATATACGGCAATTCCTGTTCTCGCTGGGGTGTTATCCCGGGGAGAAAATAACCATTATTTCTAAATTAGCGTCTAATTACATCGTCAATATTAAAGATGCCCGATATAGTATTGATGAAGATTTAGCAAATGCGATTATCGTCTGA